The genomic window TAGCTagcgtgatcggcccgcagaggtctccgtggacgagctcgagaacATCCTTTgcacgatacttggccgcctttgggaatggtagcctcctgagCTTCCTGGCtaggcagctatcacacagctcgcctccgtgcttgatgtggggtagccctcggaccatcttctccagccgaccaagcatgtcgaagctgagatgttcgaactaggcatgccacatccatggttcctcgatgtgccttgccgccaggcacaccggctgctctaccttcaggtcaagcaggtacaaccggttcagggacctcttcaccttggtgagaagtcgctgctcccggtccctaattctaaggactccgtccttgatcagtacctcgctaccgcgctcatccagctgaccaatgctgatgatgctggaacacagctgtgggatgtaatatacatccattagcgcgtggtgctccccgttctggcacctgaagatgatggtgccatgcccttggatagccacccttaagccatcaccaaacttcaccgtaccggtaacatcatcgtcgagctcggagaaggatgccttagagcccgtcatgtggttgctggcactagagtccagatagcatcgctgctcctggtcggcgcccacatgtccgaggtggacttgggcgcgtggttcgtcgaggttgacagtcttcagggccttcccaggtccttccaccgtcgtcacctcttccttctcctcagccTCGACGTTATGCAGTGCACAGAATGTCgctatcaggatagtggcctcatcctcatcatcagcttgcgccagatgagcctcagctttcttctcttgcttacaatttgggcactcccatgcccaatggcccatcttctcacagcgccgacaggcgttggggtcgacctgcttcttcttcttcgaagaagccttgccacagcgcttgccatcgccatcatgggtggaggaggctgccttcccagagttcctccgagcagcccactcctcttccgtcagcagcAGTTTgtcgctgtccttcgttgctgtcgcttgctctaggcgctcgtccaccgcccgcagacggcctgtcacatcctcaatggtgagggtggataagtccagcatcgtctctatggagagagcgatctggatgtactttgccgacacggagtggaggtacttggagaccgtctcctcttcgtcgatggtgacgccttggctcttcagcttgctgatgagtgtctacaggtggagggagaagtcctccaccgtttcatcatccttgaacttgaggttagcGTActtctgcttcagaagctgggtcgtcaccttctttgcgcggtcggaaccgacgcgcatcgctgcaatagCCTTCCATAcatccttagccgagctcttcgcccccaatggctccctgcacTCCgttggtacagcagcgaggatagcctccaacgctgatatgtcatcttcttcattgtcggtgcccttgtcaacaacattccagagccgtcgggctctgagcttgaccttcatggtcatcgaccactctccatagaTGGTGCAAGTCAGCGTCGggcaactggtgccgctgacctcccgcaccgtgtgaACAAtgacctccggtcgtggctgggcagccacagtagtgccactgttgtcgcccatctccgaactgtccgtcatcgccagcggttagtctggcgatagcgcttgtacggctctgataccacttgttagctcacaggatcaccggctcaggtgagtgaaccactcaccaatcttatcgagcacccgctagtgttgccgaacacccactagctaagccgactacgaacaagcgttgtccatccccacgcactatggctagaggttaaagaagagggagaacagagcatacacacagtacaagacaccagcgttgaccGAAGCCCTGTAtgagagatggcaaatctgaactctctttactgagttgtcgtggtagtctatttatacaactctatccatctagtcttaGTACAgcacacatgctgtaacagtaactagataacatacagggctgactctgcgccggcctctgcatATGGCtatagtgctgcaggtgagccgttcggcacctgcacctgcagtgctacagtatcacagcagggagccttttcgacTCTGCCTTTCtattgctgtgtgttcacacaagaaaaCAGTAGATTATTCTAACACCTTTAGCAATGAATGTGGAAAGATATGGCCAGCAAGCTCTCCATCTATATCAACAACTGAATATGCAGATGAGCTTACCTACTGGAGAGTACTTATCAAGTCAGCCGTGTAAGGAACAAGCAACAAACAATAGTGGCCACTCAATTCACGTGGTTGGTTACTCCACTTAAAATTTTACTACCTGATCTGGGTGGTAACTGGTAACAATCTGATTACTTGCCATTTTCAGGCAAATGTTGATGTGTCTagtagttcatcatcatcatcaccgcaGCCATCAATGAGCAAGTTATATGGTCTCTCGGCCGTCGTTGAGCACTACGGGAAATGTGGAGGAGGACATTATGCAGTTTACAGGAGAGTTGCATCAAATCCTGACCCTGATGATCCAGGGAAACCTCTTGCTGGCCTTGGCAGGCGGTGGTTTTACATCTCGGATGGCCACGTATCAGAAGTTTCAGAGGATGTTTTGTGTGCGGAGGCCACGCTCCTTTTCTATGAAAGATTGTAGCCGCTTGTTGAGTAGCTAACATATGCGTCATAACAAAATTTAGGGCAGTTTTGTTGTGAAGAGTACGGTAAGCCTCCAAGTAGAGGGAATAAGCCGTGGCACAAAAACAAGGTCTCTCGGCCTCTTGCCATGGTTGCTTTCAGCATGATACATGGACTGCAGGCATTTTCTGGCTCCTGCAAACGGGAAAATTCTTCTTAAAATGCGATACGTCGGGGAGGTGTTACTCTTTAAGAATAAATAAATCAGACCTTCATTGTTTTGTGACATTGCAAGCAGGAATTGGTGGATCATGTGAGTTTTGTTCTGATGATGATGAAATGCGTGAATCAACTTTCGGCTCACAGTGTTTCTGGTTTTCTTTTGTCCTTTTTGACAAGGAGTTTCTGGTTTTCTatcagcagcagccagcagcataATAAAAAAAATGCCAAAATGCAGTTCCACTGCAAAGAGCCTTTTTTCCGAAAAAAAAAGAAGGCTGTATGAGAAGCCAAATGCAGAAGCAGAAGGCTGCATGTGAAGCCAAATGCAGTTTCAACGGGAGCGGAAAAAAAGGGGTGACGTCTATCAGGAAGGACAACTGGCTAATCACGCCAATTGATAATCAGCTGTATTTTTTTTTGGAACGACTCCCTGTTCGGggggccgtaaacgatcgtggattatttattgctggctggtttggtgtgagagaaaaacactgtttctggctggaaatttacgatcgtttacgagcaaacgaacaggctgtctaTCACTCTATCTTTAATCTCTCCTTTTGTTGGCAGGTGTTTCCAAGAGCTGGAAAACTGCAACTCTGCCGTAAGGGAAATTGTTTTGGCAGCCCCTTGCCAGCATGCCTTTTACCTGTTTTCCTGTGGTACCTGCCAAATGTTTGGCGTGCCAGCTTGCAATGCAAAATTAGCAGCGATTTATTATCTGaggtatttttttatttgaaaaaggtATTATCTATGGTATTTTTTTGAGGAGGTGTTATCTGTGGTATTGCCAGTGCCAAAAGAATACAAGAATACCGCGCCGAATAGCGCGATATATCGCCGTGACCCCAAGAATGAAAATACTGCCGGTATATGCCAATTAGTGTATGGGCCAAGCTTCTTTGGGCCATTTGGTTCCAATCCCAGATTCCAGCCCGAGTGACATACACATATATGAAACTTGATTCAAATTGAGCGGGAAGAACCGTAGTCCTCAACGCCATCTTCTTCCGTGGATCAAGATGAAGATGCTGAGATGGATATGAGTCTAGGAGCTCCTCTTCTGAATCAGAAATGGGTCAGTCTGATGTTTATGGAAAAGTACAGCTTGTAAATCAAATGCTTAACTGTTTAGTGCTTATTATCTTGTTTGTGAGTTGTAGGCTCGTGGCTGAAGTTAGAACAATCCACTGCTGAAGAGTTGTTACTTCCTTTTAGAGAGGAATACAGTAGGGAAGCTCCTAATAGTGCATTCCATGGTTTTGAAAACCATGCTAAAATGAAAGAGAAGACCTATACATGCTAAAGTGATATGGTGCAACTATATGAAATGATGTGCAAGGAGAGGAAGGAGACATTGTACAGAAGAAATGAGCCAACAAGAATGCTTTGGCGAAGCCTAGGTCATTCTGTTCAAGTGAAGATTTACAGCATCAATGAAGCTAGTTTTCTACTGTTCAATGGATGGTCTTGTTTGATGAAAAAATAGGCCATTTCTTTGCTTCCACACCCGCCATGCTGCAGTTGTGAAGGCTTCCATCAAGAAAGGATTGCTGGAATTGGCCCTTGTTTGCAAAACATGCTGACAGGTTGATGAATGATGATCCCATCCAACTCCAAGGGAATCACAACATCTGACACTGAAGGGGCTATTGAACAACAAGTGATAGGCATTTTCATCCACAGATGTTACACACCCTCAATTTTGTCTCTCTTTCTTCTTGAGGTATCTCTGTTATCGAGTCTATACATAAAAACAAGATATGGTAAACACTTTTACCTGTTTTATAAAACTTGGATTTCCATGCCGATGCAAGTGTTTTTAGTGGAGCAAGTGACGTGAAACGAACTGCATGAAATTTACTTGATGAAAAAGTTGTGGCTTCCCATGTGTCAACCAGGGTGTCAACTTTTCTACTATCTTGAAGAACATGGATTTTGGCCTGTAGAATTTGGAACTCCCAAAGAGCTTGCCCTGGGTTTTTGGGGGTGTTATCAAGTGGGAATTCCTTCAGGGAGACATTTACCATTTTGGTAAAGCAAAGTTGTTACTTCCATTTGATGCATTGTTATTGGCAAAGCAAGTTGTTACTTTGAGTTATGCATTGTTATCTTGGTGAAGTTGAACTTGTCTACTTTCACTTCTGGAGTGTAGAAAGTTCCATAAATGGCATGATTGACCTGGTAGAATTTTTAGCTCAAACTGGTAGAACTATTCAATCATGGATGCCTAATAGGGTTCGTTGTACTTCATCAAAACACAAAATTTCACATACAAAGATATATCAAAGAAAACTACCATATAGATTTCAAACTTTGTCAAAGTGCTATGCGTCTTGATTAGCAAAAACTCCTAGCTATGCAATATCACAGTAGGTAAGTTGCCATTAGTAGTATTCTTTTTAACATTTATCGCCcgatttttttgtgtgtgtggagCATGTCTGCTATTCTTTTTAACTCTTTATCGCCCGATATATCGCACTTATATCGATAAACAGAATTTCAGCCGATATGCGGCGCTTTATACTATCTCTAACTTTGATGATGAGGCACAGAAGCTGCTAAAAAATGCTGTTGGTGGTGTAAATCTTTTCTGTgtgccaacctctccatcacaaATTCCCCCCTGCACACCCCACACCCTCCTCTCCTCCTGCATCCACCGCGCCATGTCTCAGGAAGGAGCCAACTTGCCCCAAGAAGTGGAGGGGAGCCATGATCAGGCCACCGCCCCCCATAGCAGCATCCCTGCCGGCGTCGGGTCACCGACGGCGACCGTGATGCCGGTTGGTTCCAACCCCAGCTCTGTCAGCATGCTGGCCAGCGCCATCAACAACGCTGGGTTGTCTGAGCGTGCCAGCCCGGCGGTGCTCTCTGCCGGCAAGGATAGCAACGCCGCGTCCAAGATCGCCAGCCCGGCGGTGCTCCAGGCCGGCGAGGACAGCAGCGCCGTGTCCAGGATTGCTAGCCCGGCGGTGCTCCTTGCCGGCGAGGAAAACAAAGCCGAGTTCAAGCTCGCAAGCCCGGCAGTGGTCCTTGCCGGCGAGGAGAAGGGCAACGACGCTGCTGGGTCCAAGCTCGCTGGCCCGGCGATGCTCCATGACTGCGACAACAGCAAAGCCGGGTCCCATGCTGGCGTGGACAACAATGCCGCCCGGTCCAAGCTCGCCAGCCCGGCGGTGCTCCATGCCGGCGATGACAACAACGGCGGATCCAAGATCGCTGCCCCCGCAGTGCCCCACGCCATCGTGGACAACACCACCGGCGCCAAGCTCAACAGCCCGGTGACGCTCCATGCCAGCGAGCACAACAACGCCGGGTTCAAGCTCCCAAACCCCGCAGTGCTCCATGCCAGCAAGGACATGGACAACAATACCGGGCGGCCCAAGTTCGCCAGCCCGGGGGTGGTGTTGCTCCATGCTGGCGAGGACAACAAAGCCAGGACCAAGCTCGCCATCCAGGCAGTGCACCATGCCGGCGGTAACGCCGGGTCGTCCAGGCTCACCAGATCGGCGGCGGCTGCGCTCCATGCCGCCAAGGAGAACGCATCCAAGCTCGCCATCCAGGTGGTGCCCCGCCCCCATGCCGGCAAGGACAACAACGCTGGGTCGTCCAAAGCTGCCACCGGACCAGCGGCGGTCGACGCCGGCGAGAGCAACGCCAAGGAGGGAAAGAACAACGTAGCTGGAGAACAACGTGCCCATGAGGCCGACGTGGGCGGCGGCAGCGGGAAGGGCAACGCCGCCGCGGTGGAGGACACGGACCCCAACTTGCACATCTTTACCGAGAGGGAGcgaaggaagaagatgaagaacatgTTCAGCACCCTGCACGCGCTCCTCCCCCAGCTCCCCGACAAGGTCCGTGCAtggctcttttttttttcttttctttattgaAGTTTTCCATGAGCGATGATGTGCGCGCACAAGCTGAAAAAAATCGTTCCTTTGTTTTTCTTTGCTGTTTTCGTAAATCTTTCTATTCGTATGCAGATCACCAACTGCATTTGCGTTGTCGCAAATTCTAGATTTTCACTTATTAGTGCTTGCTTTGGCAATGGTGTGATCATTAGAAGTAAATGGGGGAACTTCTGTATTTCTTATTAGGCAAAATCTACTCGAGGACACCGCAGAAACATGTAATTATCCGACACACACCGCCAAACGGAGAATTTGTCCAATATCATTACAAATCTGTGGTTGTTTGCCGGAGGACGCCATGCCGAATAAAATAATTATTTCCACCATTACGGATAGCTGTGCGTGTCAATCAGGCAGGGGCAAAACATTTACTCACTACGCTCTCTCCCCCAGCCGTGGAAATGATTATTTTATTCGGCGTGATGTCCACCGGCAAACAACTACAAATTTATAATGGTGTTGGGCAAATTCTCTGTTTAGTGATGTGTGCCGGTCAATTACACGTTTCTATGGTATCCTCCAGCAAAATTTGCCTTCTTATTACTAAAGCATTTATGGAGTTCCCCACATGGCCACATCCGAATTTTATCTTCTCCCTCTTCGCACTGCATCCTTCATCAGGTAGGTTAGGTTTTAGATCTCGGGTTTGGATGCAAATAGTAAGAAGGCTAGGGCATTCTGGCTTTTTTAGGtatatagtttttgctatgctTCAATACACACATTATatgtagatacataataaaaactatGTATGTAGAAAAGGTAgtacgacttacaatttggaacggaggcaTATATGAGTTAGCATGTCAACGGATTGGATGCTACAAATTTGGCATGATGTTACCGACGAGCACTAGCCTGTTGGGTTTAGATCCGTTCAATATGCACTTAAAAGTACTACTGTATGAGGCTTGACGTAGTTTCTTGTTTTTGATCGAAATACAGCTCAAAAAATAAATTGAGAGAAAATCATATACTTAGCTAGCTTCTTGATGAGAAATCATATACGCCAGCTAAACCTATTAATGGAAAGGCCAACCCGACTAGTGCATTGAGTGGGTTGGACCTTCAATTTCTAGTCCACTCTAATTCTTTGGACCGGGCTTAGGCTTTATTTTCTTGCATCTGGGCCTAGACCGATCGGTAAAAAGACATGGTACGTAGGGGCATGCTTaggctttttttttttggctcggTGTCAGCCTTTGGGTGGGTTCGTGCTGTAGGATTTGTCATCAGACTTTTTAAAGCCCATCCCAACCCAGGTTTGAACATGTCTAATGTCAGCCCCAACCAATCCTTGTTTTCGCACACACCCTCCCTCCAGCTTCAATCGCCTTCTTCCAATGTTGCCTCTTCCATCATTCTAATATCTCATCTTAGCCATATTCCTTCGCAACATAAAGCATCATCGTCCCTAATTTTCCATTATGGATTTTATTGCATACTAACCCCTCTCCCTTGTCATCCCTCCTCTCCCAGACCACGCTATATATGTACATTTGTTATATATCTAAATGTGGAATACTCCATGTTTAGTGAATTGTGTACTAGAGGGTGTGACACCCCCTCCCCTGAAGGGTCCATAATTTCTTAATTTTCATTAAAGCTAAGGAAACAGCAATGGGCAATGCTAAGGTACAAACTTTACCTTCAAGGAGGTAATATCTCAAATCAATCTGAGCCATTGATTTTTCATATTTTATAAATTACTTAATAAATTAACAAATCCATGAGAAAGAAAGTAATCAGTGTGGATTCCCTAATAATCACGGGAGAAAAGATCTCGTCTCGATTCCCCTAATCACGGGATTCCGACGGATCGCGCATGGAAGGGGTCGAGTGGCCGGACAGACTCGCGTCGGGTGCAGTACGCGCTGAATGCACGCTCGATCTGGTtggcatttgttttttttttttcaaataaattCAGTTTTGTGAAATTGCGCATATAGCTATTCGCATTGCCAGCCACGTACTAACACGTATACACACGCTACCTACATGTAAGTCACGTACACGTACTCACATTACCGGCCACTCGCTAACACGTGTACACATGATACACACATGTCACGTACACGTAAATATGTAATCACGTACATATGTACTGTAACACATACTCAAATGCTATTATTATCACACATACAAGTCATATTAAATACAAAATCAAGTGTATCAGGCCACATACAAAAATACAAGGTAACCAAAATATATCAAGTTTATagttgcaattttttttttgccatatctaccggatcatgcatgcatcaatcCAATCTAGGAAAAAATTGTATCTAAAACTTCCTTTATTTATTCAATTttatcaattaaaaaataaataaatatttatttcaTCTATTACCGTCTGATCAAAATAAATGAACAGCCTACAGTTATTTGGAGGTACTGCAGCAAAGCCCAACAACAATACCTTATTTGCCAGGTGTGCCCATGGCATCTGAGGCCTAGGCATATGGTGATGAGAGATAAATGAGGTATTATGCAAAATTGCATAATAATCAGCACCGATGTTTGGCCAAATGAGTGGTTACTACTATGCATTATGGTTGTAGCAGGAATGTACTTTGAACCTTTTTATGAGTGTTTTCAGTTAATTTTACTGGACTTGGATTCACCTTTTGTTCTGTCTCAATCTTTCATTGTGCAAATATGCATGATCTGTTGTATTGGTGATTCAATGATTTTTCAGGGGACGTTTCCATTATTTATGTTGAAATTGATATATGATGTTTGCAGGCTGACAAGGCCACCATAGTTGGGGAGGCCGTAACCTACATCAGGACTCTGGAAGGCACCCTCCAGAAGCTGGAGAAGATGAAGCTGGAGCGCAAGCGCGCGCTGGCGGCGCAGCAGCAGCATGGCCAGCAGCAGCTGGCGGTGGGTGCCGGCAGCAGCCGCGCGTCGTCCGCGCGCCACCCCGCACCACCAGCGCTGCCAGCACCAGCACCGGCCCCGGCAGCGTCGTCGTCGACGGAGGCGAACCTGGCGGACATGGTCCACGGCTTGGCACAGCatgccgccgtggccgccgcgaACAAGGCCCTGGcagtggcggcggcagcggccgcggccggctcctcctcctcctccggcgcggCCGCCGCGCAGCTGCCCCGTGGCGCGGTGCCGTTCCCTGAGCCCGTGGCGGGGTTCCAGACGTGGTCCGGGCAGAACGTGGTGGTGAGCGTGGCCAACAACGAGGCGTACATCAACCTGCACTGCCCGCGGCAGCCCGGCACGCTGACCAAGGCGCTCTTCGTGCTGGAGAGGCACAGCATCGAGGTCGTCACCACCACCATCTCCGCCCAGGACGGCTTCCGCATGTACGGCATCCATGCGCGCGTAAGTCATCAAACATTGTTACCTTACCAGCTGGCTTCTTTCTTATCAACCATGCAGTTCTATCTGGAGCTGGGACCTTACAAATTTTTGTTTGCGTCGTGGACGATGGACCTGCAGGCCAATCCGGCTTCGGCCTCGGCTCGCTTTCCGGAGAATCTGTGTGCTGAAGACAGGTTCAAGCTGGCGGTGTCGGAGATGGTGCAGCTGATCAACATCTGATCGAGGCCAGCCAACGCGCACATGCTCATGCTCTCGCCGATGCAACAAATCGCTCTGCTCGTTGGACTTGGAGTTGAGCTATGCTATGCtgctgccgtcgtcgtcgtttcgtGTTAAGACTTAAGTCTGGTCGTCGTTGAACTCGTTTAATTTGTTTCTCAAAGAGTCTGTCTGGTTTGGGTCAAGTTTGGTCGTCGGTTTGAACTGTTTTGTTTCTGAAAAAGAGTCCGGTGCGTGTCAAGTTTGGTCGTCGGTGAACTGTTTTATGCCTGAAGACAACAGTCGTCTTGTCGTACCGTATAATAAGTACTGTTCGAAGTTAAACCAGTCGTGGATATATGATCTGCTGTATGCATGGTTTGTTGGTCACTATTGGAGCTGCAGACTAGCTACTCGATCAGATAATTTCGGGGCCCGCGGCCTCGTTGCTGTTCACGACCCTCTCGGGGTAAATTTTGGGCAGATCTGATATGTTCCAATGCATGCCAAGTGAATCCGcaaatgcatatgcatggattgCTGCCTTGCTGCCTTGATGCCAGTCCTACCTGTTACTCTGTTTCCTCCTAGTCATGAGtcgggatgaaaacggtatggatattttccgactgtatttgaaaccgaatccgtttagaggggttgagatctatccatatccgagtccggatatccaacatccgataccgtatccgtatccgaatactcaaatcgcatatttatggtgtcgatatccaattgtatcctatccgacatagttgacactatccgtattcgaatccggacagaaatatgaaaacaaatgtaatatcggtgatatccgtccgtatccgatctgttttcatccctagtcatgAGTCATCGAACCGAACCGGTGATAGCATCGGTTCACTGGTGTAACTATTGAGAATTGAAATAGTTGTGGACCGTTTAAATTGAACCGGCGACGAATTAAATACTTCTACCCGCATATACAAGTCCATACATACACAGAGTTGGATGTATAATAGTATAGCTAGCATTTTCTTTCCTTTCAAAAATTGAATCTCCTAATGTTTCCTTATGAAACACAGTTCCTTTTTGACAACCCAATCTTATAGCTTCCCTATATTTGGGAATTAGTTACACCCATGATCAGAAACTAcaatatgtttttttttctttggcaGGTGACACGAACGATGACAAATAAAATGATTTCATTTTTGCTATAATTCTAATATTTCATTTTGCCATTGGCAAGACAGCTTGCTCCTTCAAATACTTTGTTCGTTCAAGCGAACAATTCATTGATGTTCCACAACCCCAATACAAATTGTTGGAGAAGATGATGCGAGGTAGATGATGCGAGGTAGGAGGGCTGTTCGATTTAGGCCATGACAACAACATTTACCATCTTAGTATTTAGCCAGCAAAATAAGCCATTATGATCTAAAAATTACGAGATTAATCAAGAAAAAACCTACACAATTTGATTTTACGATGAACCAACGGCTTAGATAAATTAAATAGTTCATTCCTAATACAACTGTAAGAGtatattcagaaaaatctatgtTGTTGGATTTTACGATGATGATCTAACTGTTTTAGATCAAATCAAATAGTTGATGCCTAATACAATTACaagattatttttttaaaaaaagaataacATATAGCTAGAAAATATGGCTTTTCCCGGCTCCTCACAGATTTGACACAAATAATTACAAAATTATCATTGGAGCTGCTTTTTACCAAACGTTTTGCAAAATGTTTCACATCCACTAGAGAAGTTGCTCCACAAGAGGAGGTGGAGTACCCTTTTCACCTCCACCAGAGAAGTTGCTCCACAAGTGGAGGTGGAGTACCCTTTTAGGAGCcaaactaaggccttgtttggcgTCAGCTCCATGAACAACTCCATCGGTGGTGTTAGAGCcattttggtaaaccgtttggcaaaacagATTCACATATAGAGCTCCTTAAAACACGCTCTCACAGTACCCCATGCTAGACCCACAAGGACAAGGTGAACCCGGGTGAGAAGCCACTTTTTGTGGCTCCATCTCACTTCAAACCTTTGTAAGAGCATGATTTAAGGGTCTTCCTAGATGAAGCCATTTTATTTTACCCCGTTTAGCACAAAACGACTCCAAATGCTCCTGAAACCAGTGGATaagccatgccaaacagggcctaaccCTTAATGAGTGACAACACCCTATTCATCTCTGGTAAAAAGGTCAACCTTCCATGGGAAAAAGGACCAAGGCCTCTATGGGAGATGGAAGTGTATAGTTTGACAAGAACTAGTTCTACAATGTAGGGCCTACTTGGCTGgcttccaaaaattttcaagccAAAGATTTGGCAACCAAACGTTGCCAAAAGTTAGGCAAAAATACTTGCCATAGATTTGGCAAGTTAAATCAGAGGTATTAGCAAATTTTGGCAACAAACCAAATAGAAGCCAAATATTTAGCTTGCTCAAGTTTTGGCGGCTAAAATTTGGCTATCCACCTCAGGCTCCTAATCCTACTCATCTCTAATATAAAGGTCAACTTTCCCTAGGAAAATCAGAACAATGCTTTTATAAATTCAACGTTTATGAGAAACATGACTATTTCTCATCTAATAACGTTAGTAGCATTGTAATTTGCTTGAAACATGAAATATGCCACAAACTTTGTACGCCCATGGGCTACTTGGACCCACATGTAGCCAATCATATTTTCTTATAGACCAAAATGCCCTTGCCATTTTGCTTCTCTCCACTCATAAACACATGGGCCACACCTATATATCATCCCTTACCTCTCCTTCACTGCTCAACTCCAGCCATCGTGCTCTCAGTCATCTATGTCTCATGCCGCCGCCATCGTAGGCTGCTCTCCTCGCCTATGTTGCGAGCCGCTGCCACCTATGGTCCCCACCATTGGAGCGGGCGACACTCGAACCTTCCGCTCTCTGCGTGGACCTAGTAGTGGTCGGCAACGATTGTTGTGAAGGCCACGGGTGTACATGCTAAACCGTGCACTCCACTCGCACCTACGTTGCCTCCTACA from Miscanthus floridulus cultivar M001 chromosome 11, ASM1932011v1, whole genome shotgun sequence includes these protein-coding regions:
- the LOC136492882 gene encoding uncharacterized protein; translated protein: MSQEGANLPQEVEGSHDQATAPHSSIPAGVGSPTATVMPVGSNPSSVSMLASAINNAGLSERASPAVLSAGKDSNAASKIASPAVLQAGEDSSAVSRIASPAVLLAGEENKAEFKLASPAVVLAGEEKGNDAAGSKLAGPAMLHDCDNSKAGSHAGVDNNAARSKLASPAVLHAGDDNNGGSKIAAPAVPHAIVDNTTGAKLNSPVTLHASEHNNAGFKLPNPAVLHASKDMDNNTGRPKFASPGVVLLHAGEDNKARTKLAIQAVHHAGGNAGSSRLTRSAAAALHAAKENASKLAIQVVPRPHAGKDNNAGSSKAATGPAAVDAGESNAKEGKNNVAGEQRAHEADVGGGSGKGNAAAVEDTDPNLHIFTERERRKKMKNMFSTLHALLPQLPDKADKATIVGEAVTYIRTLEGTLQKLEKMKLERKRALAAQQQHGQQQLAVGAGSSRASSARHPAPPALPAPAPAPAASSSTEANLADMVHGLAQHAAVAAANKALAVAAAAAAAGSSSSSGAAAAQLPRGAVPFPEPVAGFQTWSGQNVVVSVANNEAYINLHCPRQPGTLTKALFVLERHSIEVVTTTISAQDGFRMYGIHARANPASASARFPENLCAEDRFKLAVSEMVQLINI